The Triticum aestivum cultivar Chinese Spring chromosome 4B, IWGSC CS RefSeq v2.1, whole genome shotgun sequence sequence TCTATACTAATATAAAAATAGCGAGTTACGGGAATTCAACATATCTATTTCTATATGTCTATCTATATCTATccctatctctatctctatctctatctatatctatatctatatctaataTCAAAAAAGCGAGTCCGAGAGATCCAACACATCTCATCAGTTCAACCGCATCTATCCAATGGTCTTTGCCACTCCGGTGTTTAGTGCTAAACGTATTTAGACCCTACCCTAATTAATAGCATACCCACTGTCAGTGCTACTTAATTAACCATGTCTTCCCTAATTTCGTCTTTAGAGAACATAGATGTTAAAAACTAATTTCCCACTTCCGAGACATGCCGGATATCATCTATTACTTGTCTAGAGATAAATTAATTTTGACTTGAGGTTCAAATAGATTTTTATAATAATTACTGATGTAATCTTTGATAGCTAGGCACATCTCACTCAAATTCGGCCCTTATCCTTATTCAACACGAAAATATGTTTCTTCTATGTCTATTGTAAGCCAACATATGAAAGTATTTCGTATCATCACTTTGGACGAGAAATTGTGCCTTTCATTTTGATACAATTTACTCTCTGCCTCATGCAAAAGACTGGCAATCTGCTTGTTTAATTGACTATTTCTGTTCAAACTCACGATCAGGTACAGGGCTCACCTATGTGATTTTACCAAGATTGTTGAAGAGGGAGGATAACCTCAACTTCTTCTGTTTGTACAGACTGGCAATGTGCTTAGCCCAATCTCTCTAGCATTGCGATGTTTGTTCAGCGGGAGGGGTGTTACCGTCTACTATGAAGGTGTCTATGGTGATTTCGTCAATCTAAGAATTGTGTCGATTCAGTATCGCGGAGGTGCTCATAGCCCTAGGATGTGTGTGCGTTTATAGAGGTGAGTTATGCAGGCATCTGCGTACGTACCATGTTAAAAAAACACGTGGGTAAATTAGGATGGAGTGAGTAATGATTATTTGTCTtttcaaatactccctctgtaaactaatataagagcttttagatcactaaaatagtgatctaaaagctcttatattagtttacagagagtACTAGAGAAATATAGTCCAGAGGAAAAGAAAAGAGGTGGCAGTGTCCCCACGCCCTGCGCCGCACCAAAAATTAAAATCTGGCTAAAGAATCCCCAcaaccacctcctccctccctgtcaCACACCTCAAAAACTTATATAAGAGCACCACAACAGAGAGAGGGGAGGTCGAAGTGGGCACCTTCCTAGCAAGATTTTCTTTGCACAAAGCTTGCAGAGAGAGAAATCTTTAGAGCTTAAAGCCACTCTTTAATCCAGCCCCAGttttattttctctctctctctctctctctctctccaacccatcatctctctcacacacacgccaACGCAGCGAGCGAGTGATCGAGAAGGGAATTAAATTCCAAGAGACCGCGGGCTCTCGCTCATGGCCGCCATCATGGCCTCCATAACCAGCGAGCTCCTTTTCTTCCTCCCCTTCATCCTCCTGGCCCTGCTCACCTTCTACACCAGCGCCGTGGCTAAATGCCATGGCCTCCACTGGTGGAGCGGCCGGACGAAGAAGAGGCGGCCGAacctgccgcccggcgccgtcggCTGGCCCTTCATCGGCGAGACCTTCGGGTACCTCCGCGCCCACCCGGCCACCTCCATCGGCCAGTTCATGGACCAGCACATCGCACGGTCggtacatacacacacatacatatacatcAGTACAGGCATGCGAGCACGCGTGGAAGATCGATCGAGCATTCGGGCTGACGTCGAATTATGGGATCGTATGGTATGGATGCAGGTACGGGAAGATATACCGGTCGAGCCTGTTCGGGGACCGGACGGTGGTGTCGGCGGACGCGGGGCTGAACCGGTACATCCTGCAGAACGAGGGGCGGCTGTTCGAGTGTAGCTACCCGCGGAGCATCGGCGGCATCCTTGGCAAATGGTCGATGCTGGTGCTCGTCGGCGACCCCCACCGCGAGATGCGCTTCATCTCCCTCAACTTCCTCAGCTCCGTCCGCCTCCGCGCCGTGCTCCTCCCGGAGGTGGAGCGCCACACCCTCCTCGTCCTCCGCGACTGGCTGccttactcctcctcctccgtcttcTCCGCGCAGCACGAAGCCAAGAAGGTAAACCACCAACTCTCCGATTAACCGCGCGCCATGCACAGCGCCTGCATAGCACACACCTACATGCCGCGCACCCGCGGCAGTGGGGTGATGGTGGCGGCGTGGTCCATGCAAAGCAAGCGAGATCGATGGATGTGGAATTGACAACGTCGTaccccagctcagctgctaatTAACGATGGACGGATGCGTTCGTTGGTGCGTGCAGTTCACGTTTAACCTGATGGCGAAGAACATCATGAGCATGGACCCCGGCGAGGAGGAGACGGAGCGGCTGAGGCTCGAGTACATCACGTTCATGAAGGGGGTGGTGTCCGCGCCCCTCAACTTCCCCGGCACGGCCTACTGGAAGGCCCTCAAGGTGAGTCAGTACTCCTTATTTTCTTTCTGCATCAGGTCCAATCAGACACCACTGGATCCATCGATGCTTATTTTCTTTCTGCTAAAGCCACTTCCATTGCCACCCTTCTATCTATATATAGAATGAACTTGCACCAGTGTTTGCACAAAATCAGTTTCTCATCACTACATATATGGGCACCTAAAAGAAAGAAACACTTTTTTTCATTCTACTAGGTATAAATAAAAGAACCTCTTGAGAGAATAGTGAATACTAGGTTTCCTTTTACAAATGTTGGTTGAAAGGTGTGTGTCCATCTAGGTCAAGCCAGTTGCTGCATGGTTGGGATTGTTTCTTGTTAGCTAGGGGAAAGGGTTAATCAGCCAGTCGATCTACTTAATTATGCATGGCAAGAAAATCACATATAGTTGATACTACTgcatagtactactagtagtagtgaACATATAGCTAGAAAACCATTCATGCACATGGACATGGCGCCGGTGTTACCTCTGATTAGATCGATCAACTCTTGTTTCTTTTTCCTGGCGTCCTACTTTGCCCTCGGAGGTAGTACTGATCATCACTCATGGGCGCATAAAAATGTTGCCCGCTTTTTACTGCTTGTGGAGGTCACACTCAAATGATCTTTATTGATTGCTCCCAGatgcagcatgcatgcatgcatgctctcACACTCTTTCTCTCCCCTACACACGGCCCCTGCTCACACAATTGCAACTTGGAGTTTTGACCTCTTAGAAAAAGTTCAGTGACCAACCTCCATAATTTGGCATGATTATATGTTGGGGGAATCATCATTTATCATGATTCAACCGCTGACCAACTCTTACCACACTGGAACCACATTTATGTGGCCAGGCACGCTATTAGCAACCCTCTTAATTTTGTTTTAATTAAGCACCCCTTGTTAGCTGAGATCAATCCTATATATATAGTGTATACCTAGATTGATGTAGAGGGAAATTTTGTCAAGCAAATGGTTGGTGTCATCAATGTTGGCATATATATGCTTGATTTATGAAATGTGTAAAGCGATTTTCCATTGCATAGTCGTGCTTAGGAAGTTCTTCTCATTACCTATTCGCCAACCTACAAACGCTCCTAAGCATAAAAGTGAAAAAAAATACAgattgaaaagaaaaaggaaaccaaAAGAGAAAGACCTTTTTTTTGTTTAATTATCACTTTTTAATTGTCAGAGCGCCAAAAAGGGAGAAGGAGAATAATTTGTATGCTTGAGAAGTATCCTATTTTATTTGACGGCAACTATGTTAAAAAGATATGAATTGCTCCAAAACAGAAAGCTATGACAAGGCACGATCTTAGGCCAGTAGGCGGTTAGGCAACATCttactgaaaaaggctttcgccccgctttatatataaagcacttGCCCAAGCCAACAGTACAAAGGTTCACACACTCACACACAGGTCTACACCCAACAGGGGCACAAAGCAGGACCACACACAAATAAAGGGTtcatgctgagggcacagctcaacaagcccaaacaCAAAATTATTGCATATGACTTTGCACTATAATTTTATTTTGTTCGGTCATGAGAAAACATCATATAATTATTTACCATGTATTTGCATGCAGTCGCGAGCCACCATACTTGGAGTAATAGAGAGGAAAATGGAGGAAAGGCTTGAGAAAATGAATAAGGAGGCCTCGAGCATGGAAGAAGATGATCTTCTCGGGTGGGCGATGAAGCAGTCCAATCTTTCGAAAGAACAAATATTGGACCTCTTGCTGAGCTTGCTGTTTGCCGGGCATGAGACATCGTCAATGGCGCTCGCCCTCGCCATCTTCTTCCTCGAAGGTTGCCCTAAAGCCGTTGAAGAACTGCGGGTACGTACAAATTCAGTTTACTATTACACCAACTCAAACTGATCTGTGCTAAACCGGACATAGCTATCTTTCTCATCTTTCGGAAGAATTAAAAAAAAACTACATCCAGTGCATACATGGATGGTGAAATGCACCAGAAATATCATGGAAATATTGACAGTGAATCCGTGGCCGTGCAGGAGGAGCATCTTGAGATTGCTAGGAGACAGAAGCTGAGAGGGGAGTGCAAACTGAGCTGGGAAGACTACAAAGAGATGGTTTTCACGCAATGCGTAAGGCCCTCTTGATTTTGTCCGTTTCCCCCCTCGTAATATCAGTGCAAGATATATGCGTGTGACCTGGCCTTTTGTTGGCTACTTCCAGCTCCTAGTAGCACAAGGCTCGTCTAGGTGCGTAGCGCAATAGGAACTTCCCAAAATGCCATGCAAGAGCGGGAGAGGCTCCGTCGTCGATGCAAGTTGGCCAGCCACTCGTTTGGACCGTATAGTGTCCGCTTGCTCTTCTGTCTAGCTAGCAGCGGATGGCTTTTGTTTTGGAGGTTTGTTGATGCAGTGCGTGGCCAATGGATGGATGATTTTGCACTTTTGCCAGGATCCAAAATGGTCTGAGAAGTACGTGTTGCTGGGTGTATGTATATGCCAGCGTCCGTCAAGAAGGTATCTTTGTCGTCTGCCTTGGTATCCAGACGGCACGAGCAGAACACGTCAAACATACACCATCTAGTCTGGTAAAAAATCAGTGATTTGGGCTAAACAAACTGGGGTCAGGACAATGGCTTCTTTGCCATGGGGAAATTTCACTGTCCATACACAGTTTGATGCCAAGGCAGGTTATCCGATCCCCTGAAAAGTTGGGGAGCACATGCCCTTCGTACAGTAGTAGTATAGTATCGTGGGTGGTGTGCTACTGTATGGAACTATACATTGTGTCATTGTACACCAAAATAGCATCTTCTGATCCTACATTCCAACTGCCGAACTCTCTTGTTTGGGAGTACAAAAGTGACAAATGTTGGACTCATTATCTGCCTCTTTTGTTGCAGGTTATAAACGAGACCTTGCGGCTAGGCAACGTGGTCAGGTTCCTGCACCGGAAGGTCATTCGAGATGTGCACTACAATGGTTGGTGGCTTAACTCTCTCTTCCTGTATGCATTTCTTCGGCAGTACTTACTACTGAACTTCTTCTTCCTAGAGTTGATGAATGTTTGCATGTGCGTCGACTGACAGGGTATGACATCCCGAGCGGATGGAAAATTCTGCCGGTGTTAGCGGCGGTGCATCTCGACTCGTCGCTGTACGAGGACCCCAGCAGCTTCAACCCTTGGAGATGGAAGGTCAGTGCCTGAACGATGCTTGCAATTTTATTCACACGAAATCAACCAGAACCATGA is a genomic window containing:
- the LOC123092868 gene encoding cytochrome P450 90B2, whose translation is MAAIMASITSELLFFLPFILLALLTFYTSAVAKCHGLHWWSGRTKKRRPNLPPGAVGWPFIGETFGYLRAHPATSIGQFMDQHIARYGKIYRSSLFGDRTVVSADAGLNRYILQNEGRLFECSYPRSIGGILGKWSMLVLVGDPHREMRFISLNFLSSVRLRAVLLPEVERHTLLVLRDWLPYSSSSVFSAQHEAKKFTFNLMAKNIMSMDPGEEETERLRLEYITFMKGVVSAPLNFPGTAYWKALKSRATILGVIERKMEERLEKMNKEASSMEEDDLLGWAMKQSNLSKEQILDLLLSLLFAGHETSSMALALAIFFLEGCPKAVEELREEHLEIARRQKLRGECKLSWEDYKEMVFTQCVINETLRLGNVVRFLHRKVIRDVHYNGYDIPSGWKILPVLAAVHLDSSLYEDPSSFNPWRWKGNASGVAQNSNFMPYGGGTRLCAGSELAKLEMAIFLHHLVLNFRWELAEPDQAFVYPFVDFPKGLPIRVHRIAQEEEGEEE